From the genome of Candidatus Buchananbacteria bacterium, one region includes:
- a CDS encoding YfhO family protein — protein MLLVWKKIWPLLVLLALAAFLFLPQLLTGTIPYAGDYSGSDLTELNIPFRDAVADSFRRGEFPLWTNLLGNGWPILAEGQSGVFYPVNILFFIFLPLGLAVLCSFVANFFLGSVFTYLYARVIRLSSSAALLAAIAFSYSGFFVFRIKHLNLINAAIWLPLAWYVIEKILQQYNKKYLVLLSLVFAIQFFAGHPQISYITIVASFVYFVLRYISIPGRKGIVGSIKMIFGSWLLVGILTFGLCAIQFLPTYELSRISTRNEWINYDTAVALNFRPSQLLTIFSPYLFGNPATGNFDSRSGISFWESSLYFGIISLLLAVYYLYQGFRKRTLDYVLVLLAIASFLLILGKFSPVHFWTWQIVPGMKMFRFSQRFLLVLTFCLSIFAAIGFDVIYDKFKRFLTATKKYSKSKFLRIGLPMIVILILVTDLFFMASKYVGFLPSEYFTMPKSAEFLHQKNELARTASFFYQLSWMKSYEFSEGWQNNMALFLEERELLQPNLSMLFNVELYNDRGWNEGGQLDARLAHIFSGIDQSFFVHRDGWISLPDQTLKVLGMQNVKYILSFYEIKSDNLVLAEEIRQHFLPPLKIYENKFFLPRAFLIGTVQTVADEESALSMMFGTDFSFQDRALVETEIAVDSGFSESDHATVIDYQNQEMIFDVVVNSPKLLVVSKTFYPGWQATIDGRPQEIIRTNNAFSGVVIPSGQHQVKFQYQPKSFIMGRNITALTLLLLVVFFVFDYSKVNKARYKLWSLKKT, from the coding sequence ATGCTATTGGTTTGGAAGAAAATTTGGCCGTTACTGGTGTTGCTGGCATTGGCAGCTTTTTTATTTTTACCCCAATTGTTGACGGGCACCATTCCGTATGCCGGAGATTATTCGGGCAGTGATTTGACGGAGCTTAATATTCCATTTCGTGACGCGGTTGCCGACTCATTTCGTCGGGGCGAGTTTCCGCTTTGGACAAATCTATTAGGAAACGGTTGGCCGATCCTGGCGGAAGGTCAAAGCGGCGTATTTTACCCTGTAAATATTTTATTTTTTATTTTTTTACCATTAGGATTGGCGGTACTGTGTAGTTTTGTTGCGAACTTTTTTTTGGGGTCAGTATTTACTTACTTATATGCCAGGGTGATTCGTTTGAGCAGTTCAGCTGCTCTGTTAGCTGCAATCGCTTTTAGCTATAGCGGTTTTTTTGTTTTTAGAATTAAACATTTGAATCTGATTAATGCGGCAATTTGGCTGCCGTTGGCATGGTACGTGATTGAAAAAATTTTGCAGCAGTATAACAAGAAATACTTGGTTTTATTAAGCCTGGTTTTTGCAATTCAATTTTTTGCCGGTCATCCTCAAATCAGCTATATCACGATCGTGGCAAGCTTTGTTTATTTTGTCTTGCGGTATATCTCAATTCCCGGCAGAAAAGGCATCGTAGGATCTATAAAAATGATTTTTGGTTCATGGCTATTAGTAGGTATTTTAACTTTTGGCCTTTGTGCAATTCAATTTTTGCCGACGTATGAGCTTTCGCGGATCTCAACTAGAAATGAGTGGATTAATTATGACACTGCTGTAGCTTTAAACTTCAGACCGTCGCAGTTGCTGACTATTTTTTCACCCTACCTTTTCGGCAATCCGGCAACCGGAAATTTTGACAGCCGATCCGGCATCAGCTTTTGGGAAAGTAGTCTTTATTTTGGCATTATCTCCTTGTTATTAGCGGTTTATTATTTATATCAGGGATTTAGGAAACGTACCCTTGACTATGTGCTAGTGCTGCTTGCGATTGCTTCATTCCTTTTGATTTTGGGTAAATTCAGTCCGGTGCATTTTTGGACTTGGCAGATAGTTCCGGGGATGAAAATGTTTCGATTTTCTCAAAGGTTTTTATTGGTATTAACTTTTTGTTTATCAATTTTTGCCGCCATCGGCTTTGACGTGATATATGACAAGTTTAAAAGATTTCTAACGGCAACGAAAAAATACAGTAAGTCAAAATTTTTGAGGATCGGTTTGCCAATGATAGTCATTCTTATATTAGTAACAGATTTATTTTTCATGGCGTCAAAGTACGTTGGTTTTCTTCCCTCAGAGTATTTTACTATGCCAAAAAGCGCTGAATTTCTTCATCAAAAAAATGAGCTTGCCAGAACGGCGAGCTTTTTTTATCAGTTATCTTGGATGAAATCCTACGAATTTTCCGAAGGTTGGCAAAATAATATGGCGCTATTTTTGGAAGAACGGGAATTACTTCAGCCAAATTTGAGCATGCTTTTTAATGTTGAGCTTTATAATGATCGGGGATGGAATGAGGGCGGACAGCTTGACGCCCGGCTGGCCCACATATTTTCCGGGATTGATCAGAGTTTTTTTGTTCATCGGGACGGATGGATCAGTTTGCCGGACCAAACCCTGAAAGTTTTGGGAATGCAGAACGTGAAGTACATTTTAAGTTTTTATGAAATCAAGTCAGATAACCTGGTCTTGGCAGAAGAAATCAGACAGCATTTTTTGCCGCCGTTAAAAATATATGAAAATAAGTTTTTCCTTCCGCGCGCATTTTTGATTGGCACCGTTCAGACGGTTGCGGACGAAGAGTCGGCGTTAAGCATGATGTTTGGAACAGATTTTTCATTCCAGGATCGGGCGCTGGTAGAAACTGAGATAGCAGTTGACTCTGGATTTAGTGAGTCGGATCACGCCACGGTTATTGATTATCAAAATCAAGAAATGATTTTTGATGTCGTTGTTAACTCCCCGAAATTATTGGTGGTTAGTAAAACTTTTTATCCGGGTTGGCAGGCGACAATTGACGGCCGGCCGCAGGAGATTATTCGAACCAATAACGCATTTAGTGGGGTAGTTATTCCGTCAGGACAGCACCAGGTTAAATTTCAATATCAGCCAAAATCGTTTATAATGGGAAGGAATATCACCGCATTGACGCTATTGCTTTTGGTTGTATTTTTCGTTTTTGATTATTCAAAAGTTAATAAAGCAAGATATAAACTATGGTCACTAAAGAAGACTTAG
- a CDS encoding prepilin-type N-terminal cleavage/methylation domain-containing protein — protein MRKRGFTLIELLVVIAIIGLLSTLAVVALNSAREKARDAKRVADIKQVQTALELYFNDAGGYPVQTATLGLTASSDVLCYRGDGSACANGTSCGFVGSAAACPSGTTYMGLVPTNPGPGGADYVYTASTNSTYSLTFTLEGQTGGLSGTAHTASPDGIQ, from the coding sequence ATGAGAAAACGAGGTTTTACATTAATTGAATTGTTGGTGGTTATTGCCATTATTGGTTTACTATCAACTTTAGCGGTCGTGGCATTGAACTCAGCTCGTGAGAAAGCCCGAGACGCTAAACGTGTTGCCGATATCAAACAAGTGCAGACTGCGTTGGAGCTTTACTTCAACGATGCCGGTGGTTATCCGGTGCAGACCGCAACTTTGGGTTTAACTGCTTCATCAGACGTACTATGTTATCGCGGAGATGGTTCAGCTTGTGCTAACGGTACTAGCTGTGGTTTCGTCGGTTCAGCAGCAGCTTGTCCGAGTGGAACAACTTACATGGGCTTAGTGCCTACTAACCCTGGCCCGGGAGGCGCAGATTACGTCTACACTGCTTCGACAAATAGCACCTACAGCCTTACCTTTACTTTAGAGGGTCAGACTGGTGGTTTGTCCGGAACCGCTCATACTGCTAGCCCAGACGGAATTCAGTAA
- a CDS encoding prepilin-type N-terminal cleavage/methylation domain-containing protein, whose amino-acid sequence MFKTTSKKRGFTLVELLVVISIIGILSSLSTVSVNIARTRARDAKRKADTSQVQLALYLYFDDNLRFPLADLLPENAQANWVTALTPALNGTETGKLYMATVPIDPLNLNEHVYGYNSDGQEFTITYYLEDGGPQEIHGY is encoded by the coding sequence ATGTTTAAAACAACATCAAAAAAACGGGGCTTTACTTTGGTGGAGTTGTTGGTCGTTATCAGTATTATCGGAATTTTATCTAGCCTCTCAACGGTCTCGGTGAATATCGCTCGAACTCGGGCTCGAGACGCTAAACGCAAGGCTGACACGTCTCAGGTCCAGTTAGCACTTTATTTATACTTTGATGATAATTTAAGGTTTCCTTTAGCTGACCTTTTGCCGGAAAATGCTCAGGCTAACTGGGTTACGGCGTTAACGCCAGCGTTGAATGGTACTGAAACGGGTAAGTTATATATGGCAACCGTGCCAATTGATCCGCTTAATTTGAATGAACATGTGTATGGTTATAACAGCGACGGACAAGAGTTTACCATAACTTACTATCTTGAAGATGGTGGACCGCAAGAGATTCACGGGTATTAG
- a CDS encoding type II secretion system F family protein yields MPYFRYKATDENNEVIEGMIQAASQDVAAEILVDRDLTILSLEVEKMGLQERSLKILNRVKIKDLVIFSRQLSVIVSATIPLVQGLRILTSQTESPVLKTVVSEVADDVEGGAKLSAALSRHPQIFNDFFINIIRSGETSGKLDEVLNYLADQQEKDYDLSSKIRGAMIYPVFIVGGLLIVGTLMMIFVIPQLTSILTETGVELPLTTKILIFTSNFFTSFWWAILAAIIGLFAGVKAMIRTDQGKLLWDRMILKLPIFGKLFQKIILVRFARSLYTLTTGGVALTKSLQIVSDVVGNSVYRNLIRETAEEVEDGNPIATVFLRTREVPPMVSQMLSLGEKTGRIDEILDKIANFYSREVDNMVNNLVTLLEPLIMLLMGLAVGALVSAIILPIYNLASSL; encoded by the coding sequence ATGCCCTATTTTCGCTATAAAGCTACTGACGAAAATAATGAAGTTATTGAAGGAATGATTCAGGCCGCGTCCCAGGATGTTGCGGCTGAAATTTTAGTTGATCGTGATTTAACCATTTTATCGCTTGAGGTGGAAAAAATGGGCCTACAGGAGCGGTCTTTAAAAATTTTAAATCGGGTAAAAATTAAGGATTTAGTGATTTTTTCCCGACAACTTTCGGTGATTGTTTCAGCGACAATCCCGCTGGTTCAGGGATTACGTATTTTAACCAGCCAGACTGAAAGTCCAGTGTTAAAAACAGTTGTTTCAGAAGTTGCCGATGATGTTGAGGGCGGCGCTAAGCTGTCGGCGGCGTTATCGCGACATCCGCAAATTTTTAATGATTTTTTTATTAATATTATCCGTTCGGGCGAGACGTCTGGTAAGCTTGATGAAGTATTAAATTACCTCGCTGACCAGCAGGAAAAAGATTACGACTTGTCCTCTAAAATCAGAGGAGCGATGATTTACCCGGTTTTTATTGTGGGTGGTTTATTGATTGTCGGAACATTGATGATGATTTTTGTCATTCCGCAATTAACTTCTATTTTAACAGAAACCGGAGTTGAGCTTCCTTTAACCACTAAGATTTTGATTTTTACCAGTAACTTTTTTACCAGTTTTTGGTGGGCAATTCTTGCAGCGATCATCGGTTTATTTGCCGGCGTCAAGGCAATGATCCGGACCGATCAGGGGAAGTTGCTATGGGACAGAATGATTCTGAAATTGCCGATATTTGGCAAACTGTTTCAAAAAATTATTCTAGTGCGGTTTGCACGAAGTTTGTACACTTTAACAACCGGCGGCGTTGCGCTGACAAAAAGTCTTCAGATTGTTTCTGATGTCGTCGGCAATTCAGTCTATCGCAACTTAATTCGTGAAACAGCCGAAGAGGTTGAAGATGGTAATCCAATTGCTACGGTATTTTTGAGAACTCGGGAAGTACCGCCGATGGTGTCGCAGATGTTAAGTCTGGGAGAAAAAACCGGCCGAATCGATGAAATTTTGGACAAGATTGCTAATTTCTACAGTCGGGAAGTAGACAATATGGTCAACAATCTAGTCACGTTACTTGAGCCGTTGATTATGTTGTTGATGGGCCTAGCGGTCGGTGCGTTGGTTTCAGCTATTATTTTGCCAATTTATAATTTAGCTTCCAGTTTATAA
- the tadA gene encoding Flp pilus assembly complex ATPase component TadA, translating into MDSSANIFVNKILTAAAKRKATTIHLSVNSYPAFRIDDSLVELRDEPIITDSLIKSLAEEWLEAEQKEKLAQDRTVVFTKEVAKKFRLKISFFFQKGFLSANLRLIPERSPLLINLGLPKSVYGLVDKTSGLIVVAGPYGSGRTTTIASMIEEINKSRAENIVTIEKPIEYIFTNQQSIVEQREVGKDTLSFTSALRSAQQADVDVVAVEANQEPEVIPLILEFANSGRLAFLNMDTTSAVQTIEEIFAAFKGEEKQRGQLLLSESLLAVIVQRLVPRAGGGLVLATEVLIATEAVRSLISQGRIKQLDTILQSSRAEGMSSLDQSLAELVRSGQVLIDKAIEYAIDPESFRAMAKA; encoded by the coding sequence ATGGACAGTTCAGCTAATATTTTTGTCAATAAAATTTTGACGGCGGCGGCGAAGCGAAAGGCGACGACGATTCATTTGAGTGTTAACAGCTATCCGGCTTTTCGGATTGATGATTCGTTGGTGGAGCTGCGAGATGAACCAATTATTACCGACAGCCTCATTAAATCATTGGCTGAGGAATGGCTTGAGGCTGAACAAAAAGAAAAATTGGCCCAGGATCGGACAGTTGTTTTTACTAAAGAAGTCGCAAAAAAATTTCGGTTGAAAATCAGTTTCTTTTTTCAGAAAGGGTTTTTGTCTGCCAACCTGCGACTGATTCCGGAGCGTTCGCCGTTATTGATTAATTTAGGTTTACCAAAGTCAGTCTATGGCTTGGTCGATAAGACTTCCGGCCTGATTGTGGTCGCCGGCCCCTATGGATCGGGACGGACAACAACTATCGCTTCAATGATTGAAGAAATCAATAAAAGCCGGGCGGAAAATATTGTGACAATTGAAAAGCCGATTGAATATATTTTTACCAACCAACAAAGTATTGTTGAACAGCGAGAAGTCGGTAAGGACACGTTAAGCTTTACCAGTGCTCTGCGTTCGGCGCAGCAGGCTGATGTTGACGTAGTGGCCGTTGAAGCGAATCAGGAGCCAGAAGTAATTCCGTTGATTCTGGAATTCGCCAATTCTGGCAGACTGGCTTTTTTGAATATGGACACTACTTCAGCAGTTCAAACGATTGAAGAAATTTTTGCGGCGTTTAAGGGCGAAGAAAAACAGCGCGGTCAGCTTTTATTGTCTGAAAGTTTGCTGGCGGTGATTGTCCAGCGATTAGTTCCACGAGCCGGCGGAGGATTAGTGTTGGCAACAGAGGTGTTGATTGCTACCGAGGCAGTCCGGTCATTAATCTCTCAGGGTCGGATTAAACAGCTTGATACTATTTTACAAAGTTCACGGGCTGAAGGTATGTCGAGTCTTGACCAGTCTCTAGCAGAGTTAGTGCGGTCGGGGCAGGTATTAATTGATAAAGCGATTGAATACGCGATTGATCCGGAAAGTTTCCGGGCAATGGCTAAAGCTTAA
- a CDS encoding response regulator yields the protein MAKSKTILLVEDDEFLAELYATKLSLEGYEVFLANDGEKGFKMAKEKKPDLILLDIILPKMDGFEVLSKIKSDKEIKNIPVVLLTNLSQKDEVKRGLDLGASDYLIKAHFMPSEVVKKINQAIGE from the coding sequence ATGGCAAAAAGTAAAACAATTCTGTTAGTGGAGGATGATGAATTTTTAGCAGAACTTTATGCTACCAAGTTAAGTTTGGAAGGCTATGAAGTTTTTTTGGCTAATGATGGGGAAAAAGGTTTTAAAATGGCTAAGGAGAAAAAACCTGACTTGATTCTTTTGGATATCATTTTGCCAAAGATGGATGGGTTTGAGGTTTTATCAAAAATAAAATCTGATAAAGAAATTAAAAATATTCCGGTTGTTTTATTAACTAATTTAAGCCAAAAAGACGAGGTAAAACGTGGGCTTGATTTGGGTGCAAGCGATTATTTGATTAAAGCCCATTTTATGCCTTCAGAGGTTGTTAAAAAAATTAACCAAGCAATTGGCGAATAA
- a CDS encoding type II/IV secretion system protein, translating to MLRNQSQLVEALVAGNLLTRQAADDLLKKSSEVRKTPEELIIEERLITDKELLATKSKILNTPVADFQNKTIDKKVLNLIPKEVAENYQMIPFEKEGSELRVGLVNPQNFKAIEAVEFLAQKAGLKIRYFIISPTSFRLGLRQYQALGEEVKQALAGINEQQQVVEKTAEESLKEMEEVIKSAPVSKMVLVIVRHAIDGRASDIHIEPTTKDTKVRYRIDGILRTSLVLPKYIHSAIVARIKVLANLKLDETRKPQDGRIRLNIEGRDIDFRVSTLPLFEGEKVVLRILDSNAQIPSLDQLGFNSIHIETIKEAIKKPNGLLLLTGPTGSGKTTTLYTILTMINKDGINIVTLEDPIEYYVDGVNQSQINQEINYTFASGLRAILRQDPNVVMLGEIRDKETTELVIHASLTGHLMLSTLHTNNSVGAIPRLIDLGAEPFLLSSVMNVVIAQRLARKLCPNCKQETKVPELMMKKVKSELSQIPKKYLEGLEGIDIDKPVFYKGAGCASCGNLGYQGRTAVSEILEITPEVREAINRGGNTIEINKMLKSQNFITLTQDCLIKALKAETTLDEVMRVSQLN from the coding sequence ATGTTAAGAAATCAATCCCAACTTGTTGAAGCATTGGTCGCCGGTAATCTGTTGACTCGGCAGGCGGCTGACGATTTGCTTAAAAAATCTTCGGAAGTTCGAAAAACTCCCGAAGAACTTATTATTGAGGAACGATTGATTACCGACAAAGAGCTGTTGGCGACCAAATCAAAAATTTTAAATACGCCAGTTGCCGATTTTCAAAATAAAACGATTGACAAAAAAGTTTTGAATTTGATTCCTAAGGAGGTTGCTGAAAACTATCAAATGATACCCTTTGAAAAAGAAGGGTCGGAGTTGCGAGTTGGTTTGGTGAACCCTCAAAATTTTAAAGCGATTGAAGCAGTTGAATTTTTAGCTCAGAAGGCTGGATTAAAAATTAGATATTTCATCATTTCACCAACCAGTTTTCGCTTAGGTTTGCGGCAATATCAGGCGTTGGGCGAAGAGGTAAAACAAGCTTTGGCCGGAATTAATGAACAGCAACAAGTGGTTGAAAAGACCGCGGAGGAATCTTTGAAGGAGATGGAAGAGGTTATTAAGAGTGCGCCGGTTTCTAAAATGGTTTTAGTAATTGTTCGCCACGCGATTGATGGCCGGGCTTCAGACATTCACATTGAGCCAACCACAAAAGACACGAAAGTCCGCTACCGTATTGACGGTATCTTGCGAACTTCTTTGGTTTTACCAAAATATATTCATTCGGCGATTGTGGCGCGCATTAAAGTGTTGGCAAATTTAAAATTGGATGAAACCCGAAAACCTCAGGATGGCCGGATTCGGTTGAATATTGAAGGCCGCGATATTGATTTTCGTGTTTCAACTTTGCCGTTATTTGAAGGCGAAAAAGTTGTTTTGCGTATTTTGGATTCAAATGCCCAAATTCCTTCTTTAGATCAGCTTGGTTTTAATAGTATTCATATTGAAACCATAAAAGAGGCGATTAAAAAACCAAACGGCTTGCTGCTGCTTACTGGTCCGACTGGTTCTGGTAAAACAACGACGTTATATACCATCTTGACCATGATTAACAAAGACGGAATAAATATTGTGACGCTCGAAGACCCGATTGAGTATTATGTTGATGGAGTTAACCAGTCACAGATTAATCAGGAAATCAATTATACCTTCGCTTCTGGTTTGCGGGCAATTTTGCGTCAAGATCCCAATGTGGTGATGTTGGGAGAAATTAGAGACAAGGAAACAACAGAATTAGTTATTCATGCGAGCTTAACCGGACACTTAATGCTTTCAACGCTGCATACTAACAATTCAGTTGGTGCAATTCCCCGATTAATCGACTTAGGCGCTGAACCATTTTTGTTGTCGTCAGTCATGAACGTGGTTATTGCTCAACGATTGGCGCGAAAGCTGTGCCCAAACTGCAAACAGGAAACAAAAGTTCCCGAGCTAATGATGAAAAAAGTTAAAAGTGAGTTAAGCCAGATTCCCAAGAAATATTTAGAAGGGTTAGAAGGAATTGATATTGACAAGCCGGTGTTTTATAAAGGTGCTGGCTGCGCCAGTTGTGGTAATCTTGGTTATCAAGGCCGAACTGCCGTATCAGAAATTTTAGAAATTACTCCCGAAGTTCGAGAAGCCATTAACCGCGGCGGTAATACTATTGAAATCAACAAAATGTTAAAGAGCCAGAATTTTATTACACTGACTCAAGATTGCCTGATTAAAGCGCTGAAAGCTGAAACAACGCTGGACGAAGTAATGAGAGTTTCCCAATTAAATTAA